A single window of Balaenoptera ricei isolate mBalRic1 chromosome 15, mBalRic1.hap2, whole genome shotgun sequence DNA harbors:
- the LOC132349676 gene encoding sulfotransferase 1A1: MELVQDTSRPPLEYMKGIPLIKYFAEGLGPLQSFQAWPNDLLISTYPKSGTTWVSEILDLIYQGGDLEKCQRAPIFVRVPFLEFRIPGVPTGAELLEDTPAPRLIKTHLPLALLPPTLLDQKVKVVYVARNAKDVAVSYYHFYRMAKVHPDPGTWDSFLEKFMAGEVSYGSWYQHVQEWWELSHTHPVLYLFYEDIKQNPKREIQKILEFVGRSLPEETVDNIVQHTSFKEMRKNPMTNYSTIPIKVMDHSISAFMRKGITGDWKSTFTVAQNERFEADYAAKMAGCNLHFRWELSGAHQDERETTLNNKI, translated from the exons ATGGAGCTGGTCCAGGACACCTCCCGCCCGCCACTGGAGTACATGAAGGGGATCCCTCTCATCAAGTACTTTGCAGAGGGACTGGGGCCGCTGCAGAGCTTCCAAGCCTGGCCCAATGACCTGCTCATCAGCACCTACCCCAAATCTG gcaCCACCTGGGTAAGCGAGATCCTGGACCTGATCTACCAGGGTGGCGACCTGGAGAAGTGTCAAAGAGCCCCCATCTTCGTCCGGGTGCCCTTCCTTGAGTTCAGGATCCCTGGGGTTCCCACAG GTGCTGAGCTTCTGGAAGATACACCAGCCCCACGGCTGATCAAGACACACTTGCCCCTGGCTCTGCTTCCCCCAACCCTGCTGGATCAGAAGGTCAAG GTGGTCTACGTTGCCCGCAATGCAAAGGATGTGGCCGTCTCCTATTACCACTTCTACCGCATGGCCAAGGTGCACCCTGACCCTGGCACCTGGGACAGCTTCCTGGAGAAGTTCATGGCTGGGGAAG TGTCCTACGGGTCCTGGTACCAGCACGTGCAGGAGTGGTGGGAGCTGAGTCACACCCACCCTGTTCTCTACCTTTTCTATGAGGACATAAAGCAG AACCCCAAAAGGGAGATTCAGAAGATCCTGGAGTTTGTGGGGCGCTCTCTGCCAGAGGAGACCGTGGATAACATCGTCCAGCACACGTCTTTCAAGGAGATGAGGAAGAACCCCATGACCAACTACAGCACCATACCCATCAAAGTCATGGACCACAGCATCTCTGCCTTCATGAGGAAAG GCATCACTGGGGACTGGAAATCCACCTTCACTGTGGCCCAGAATGAGCGCTTTGAAGCCGACTATGCCGCGAAGATGGCAGGCTGCAACCTCCACTTCCGCTGGGAGCTGAGTGGTGCTCATCAGGATGAGCGTGAAACAACCCTCAACAATAAAATCTGA
- the SGF29 gene encoding SAGA-associated factor 29 isoform X2: MALVSADSRIAELLTELHQLIKQTQEERSRSEHNLVNIQKTHERMQTENKISPYYRTKLRGLYTTAKADAEAECNILRKALDKIAEIKSLLEERRIAAKIAGLYNDSEPPRKTMRRGVLMTLLQQSAMTLPLWIGKPGDKPPPLCGAIPASGDYVAKPGDKVAARVKAVDGDEQWILAEVVSYSHATNKYEVDDIDEEGKERHTLSRRRIIPLPQWKANPETDPEALFQKEQLVLALYPQTTCFYRALIHTPPQRPQDDYSVLFEDTSYADGYSPPLNVAQRYVVACKEPKKK, translated from the exons GAAGAGCGTTCGAGGAGCGAACACAACTTAGTGAACATCCAGAAGACCCACGAGCGGATGCAGACAGAGAACAAGA TCTCTCCCTATTACCGGACAAAGCTGCGTGGCCTCTATACAACCGCCAAGGCCGATGCAGAGGCTGAGTGCAA cATCCTCCGGAAAGCCCTAGATAAGATTGCGGAAATCAAGTCTCTGTTGGAAGAGAGGCGGATTG CGGCCAAGATCGCGGGCCTGTACAATGACTCGGAGCCCCCTCGGAAGACCATGCGCAGGGGCGTGCTGATGACCCTGCTGCAGCAGTCAGCCATGACCCTGCCCCTGTGGATCGGGAAGCCCGGTGACAA GCCCCCGCCCCTCTGTGGGGCCATTCCAGCTTCTGGGGACTACGTGGCCAAACCTGGAGACAAGGTGGCTGCCCGGGTGAAGGCCGTGGATGGGGATGAGCAGTGGATCCTGGCCGAGGTGGTCAGTTATAGCCATGCCACCAACAA GTATGAGGTAGATGACATTGACGAAGAAGGCAAAGA GAGACACACCCTGAGCCGCCGGCGGATCATCCCACTGCCCCAGTGGAAGGCCAACCCGGAGACGGACCCCGAAGCCTTATTCCAGAAGGAGCAGCTCGTGCTGGCCCTGTATCCCCAGACCACCTGCTTCTACCGTGCTCTGATCCACACACCCCCGCAACGG CCCCAGGATGACTATTCGGTCCTGTTTGAAGACACCTCGTATGCAGATGGTTACTCCCCTCCCCTCAATGTGGCCCAGCGGTACGTGGTGGCTTGTAAGGAGCCCAAGAAAAAGTGA